The sequence below is a genomic window from Rhodococcus sp. 4CII.
GATGACGTATGCCCTCGACGCCGCGTTCGAGCGTGCCGTCGAGGACGACGACGTGAAGGTGATCGTCCTCGCGGGCAACGGCAAGCACTTCAGCGCCGGGCACGACATCGGCACCCCCGGCCGGGACCACCACGTCCACTACGACAACAAGGCCGTCATGTGGTGGGACCACGTCGACAAGCCCGGCGGCGACCAGCGGTACGCGCGCGAGATGGAGGTCTATCTCGGGATGTGCCGGCGGTGGCGGGAGATCCCGAAGCCGACCATCGCGATGGTCCAGGGCGCCTGTATCGCCGGTGGACTCATGCTGGCGTGGGTCTGCGACCTCATCGTCGCATCGGACGACGCCTTCTTCTCCGATCCAGTCGTACGTATGGGCATCCCGGGTGTCGAGTATTTCGCTCACCCGTGGATGCTCGGACCGCGGTTCGCGAAGGAAATCCTGTACACCGGCGACCGTTTCACGGCTCAGCGCGCCTACGAGGTGGGCATGGTCAACCGCGTCGTGCCCCGCGAGGACCTGGAGAAGGAGACCCTCGCCATCGCCGGCCGGATCTCCGCCATGCCCCGGTTCGGTCTCGCCCTCACCAAGAAGGCCGTCAACCAGTGTGAGGACCAGATGGGAATGCGGAACGGCATGGACTCCGTCTTCGGCCTACACCACTTCGCGCACGCCCACAACGCCGAGATCGACACCGATCCGCTCGGCGGCATGGATGCCAAGTCGATGGCGGCGAGCGCCCGCAACTCGGAGAACGGGGCCAAGTAAGTGGATCTGGAGTACGACGACGCCACCCTCGCGTTCCGCGACGAGGTCCGCGCGTTCCTCACGGACAACGTCCCCGCCGAACCGCTGCCGTCGATGGACACGGCCGCAGGGTTCGAGGCGCACCGCGCGTGGGAGCGCACCCTCGCGGACGCCCGGCTGTCGGTCGTGTCGTGGCCGGAGGAACTCGGCGGACGGGACGCGTCCCTGTTGCAGTGGGTGGTGTTCGAGGAGGAGTACTACCGTTCCGGGGCGCCCGGACGCG
It includes:
- a CDS encoding enoyl-CoA hydratase → MTVPDEGDVVTYDVRDGVAFVTLNRPDYRNAQNSVMTYALDAAFERAVEDDDVKVIVLAGNGKHFSAGHDIGTPGRDHHVHYDNKAVMWWDHVDKPGGDQRYAREMEVYLGMCRRWREIPKPTIAMVQGACIAGGLMLAWVCDLIVASDDAFFSDPVVRMGIPGVEYFAHPWMLGPRFAKEILYTGDRFTAQRAYEVGMVNRVVPREDLEKETLAIAGRISAMPRFGLALTKKAVNQCEDQMGMRNGMDSVFGLHHFAHAHNAEIDTDPLGGMDAKSMAASARNSENGAK